AGAGTGTTTTATTTTATACAGTGTTGTGTTGTACAAATTGATTGGTTTTTAAAATTTTTAGAAAGCCCTTCTACAGGATCAAGTTAAAGAAGAAAACTTAGTTTTTGGATTGCTAGGGTATATAATACATAGGTTCATTATAGAAGGCCTAAACATTAGAATGATATTTATAAATTTGGAACATAAGTTGCAAAGAAGAGGGTGGTGGTATGTTTGCCAAGGGGGAGAGAAATGAAGACTTTATTTGAGAGTTATTTAACTTGGACAGAGAAATCAATGGATTTACATTTGTTGCGTCAAAATATTGTCGCAACAAATTTAGCTAATCTTGATACGCCTGGATATAAGGCAAAACATGTGGAATTTGAAGAACAATTTAAGGCTGCATTGCAGGCAGAAGAACAAAAAGGGATGACTAGAACAAATAAAAAGCATTTACCCACTCCTTTTAATCCCAATAAAGTAGAACCTACGCTATTAAAGAGTTTGGAGCCTAGAGTTATTCAAGGAGATGATAGTGTGGATTTGGATAAGGAAATGTCTAAAATGG
This region of Desulfonauticus submarinus genomic DNA includes:
- the flgB gene encoding flagellar basal body rod protein FlgB, whose translation is MKTLFESYLTWTEKSMDLHLLRQNIVATNLANLDTPGYKAKHVEFEEQFKAALQAEEQKGMTRTNKKHLPTPFNPNKVEPTLLKSLEPRVIQGDDSVDLDKEMSKMAKNAMVYNTLAQIVRKSFENLKTVIQEGAR